One Silene latifolia isolate original U9 population chromosome 4, ASM4854445v1, whole genome shotgun sequence DNA segment encodes these proteins:
- the LOC141652760 gene encoding pentatricopeptide repeat-containing protein At4g16835, mitochondrial, with amino-acid sequence MNRLFYYKRYFLPLFVHISKTQQTISSFSTSTIISCNRMITEHIRANDIQSAVKVFSMMPVKSIITWNSMLAGYSKRRGTLREARQLFDEIPQPDIFTFNTMLSCYMRNSDVSGANLFFEWMPVKDIASWNTMVTGFVENGLMEEARKVFSVMPWRNEVSWNAMVSGYVECGDLEMAERLFKLDPFKSVVAQTALITGYMRVGNVVVAERMFDDVPVRNVVSWNAMIAGYVENSRAGDAVKLFKKMIDCGMKPSPLTLTSVLLGCSNLSALILGKQIHQFVYKSPLYSDTTVGTSLLSMYCKCGVLDDAWKLFLEIPRKDLVSWNSMISGYAAYGCSERALALFDQMRTEGMKPNWITFIEVLSACNHVGLVDLGIQYFESMEKEYGIKPKSQHYSCMVDLLGRAGKLQEATDLVKKIPFKPHPAIFGSLLGASRIHKNIELAEFAANNLLSIDPTNAAAYVQLANVYAVKNQWDNVSRVWYSMKSNKVVKTPGYSWIEIKGVVHEFRSSERLHPELPSIHEKLRELERKMKLAGYVPDLEYALYDVGDEQKQELLLFHSEKLAVAYGLMKMPSDSPIRIFKNLRVCGDCHAALKCISGVERREIIVRDNTRFHHFKDGNCSCGDYW; translated from the coding sequence ATGAATAGACTTTTCTACTATAAACGTTATTTCCTTCCTTTGTTTGTTCATATCTCTAAAACCCAACAAACAATCTCTTCTTTCTCTACTTCAACTATAATTTCTTGTAATAGGATGATTACTGAACATATTAGAGCTAATGATATACAATCTGCTGTAAAAGTGTTTAGTATGATGCCTGTTAAGAGTATAATTACTTGGAATTCAATGTTAGCCGGGTACTCGAAACGTCGTGGGACGTTACGAGAAGCCCGCCAACTGTTTGATGAAATTCCTCAACCAGATATTTTTACTTTTAATACAATGTTGTCTTGTTACATGAGAAATTCTGATGTTTCTGGTGCTAACTTGTTTTTTGAGTGGATGCCTGTTAAGGATATTGCTTCTTGGAATACTATGGTTACGGGTTTTGTAGAGAATGGGTTGATGGAGGAGGCGCGGAAGGTTTTTTCTGTAATGCCGTGGAGGAATGAGGTGTCGTGGAATGCTATGGTTTCGGGTTATGTGGAATGTGGGGATTTGGAGATGGCGGAAAGATTGTTTAAGTTGGATCCGTTTAAGAGTGTGGTTGCTCAGACTGCGTTGATCACGGGGTATATGAGGGTTGGTAATGTTGTAGTGGCGGAAAGAATGTTTGACGATGTGCCGGTGAGGAATGTTGTTTCATGGAATGCTATGATTGCTGGTTATGTTGAAAATTCTCGTGCAGGTGATGCGGTGAAGCTattcaagaaaatgattgattgTGGCATGAAACCGTCTCCATTAACCTTGACTAGTGTTTTATTGGGTTGCAGTAATTTATCGGCATTGATCTTAGGAAAACAAATTCATCAGTTTGTGTACAAATCACCGTTATATTCGGACACAACAGTTGGCACTTCTTTACTGAGTATGTACTGCAAATGCGGAGTGTTGGATGATGCGTGGAAATTGTTTTTAGAGATTCCGAGGAAAGATTTAGTCTCTTGGAACTCGATGATTTCAGGGTATGCTGCTTATGGGTGTAGTGAAAGAGCTCTTGCTTTGTTTGATCAAATGAGAACCGAGGGTATGAAGCCAAATTGGATTACCTTCATAGAAGTTTTATCAGCTTGCAACCATGTTGGACTTGTAGATCTCGGAATTCAGTATTTTGAATCAATGGAGAAGGAGTACGGGATTAAACCTAAGTCGCAACACTATTCTTGCATGGTTGATCTCCTAGGACGCGCTGGTAAACTCCAAGAAGCAACTGATTTGGTAAAGAAAATACCTTTCAAACCACACCCTGCTATATTTGGAAGCCTTTTGGGAGCGTCTCGGATCCATAAGAACATCGAATTGGCTGAATTCGCTGCTAACAACTTGCTCAGTATTGATCCGACAAATGCAGCTGCATATGTTCAACTCGCTAACGTTTATGCAGTGAAGAATCAATGGGACAATGTTTCTAGGGTTTGGTATTCCATGAAAAGTAACAAGGTAGTGAAAACTCCCGGTTATAGTTGGATCGAGATAAAAGGTGTTGTCCACGAGTTTAGATCAAGTGAGAGGTTACACCCGGAATTACCCTCCATACACGAGAAACTGCGGGAGTTAGAGAGGAAAATGAAGTTGGCCGGGTACGTTCCTGACCTCGAGTATGCATTGTATGATGTCGGAGATGAGCAAAAACAAGAGCTCTTGTTATTTCATAGTGAGAAATTGGCGGTAGCTTATGGGCTAATGAAGATGCCCAGTGACTCGCCTATTCGGATATTCAAGAATTTGAGAGTGTGTGGAGATTGTCACGCGGCCCTTAAGTGCATATCGGGTGTAGAAAGGAGAGAAATTATTGTAAGAGACAATACCAGGTTTCACCATTTCAAAGATGGTAACTGCTCATGTGGTGATTACTGGTGA